A genome region from Bradyrhizobium sp. WSM1417 includes the following:
- a CDS encoding division plane positioning ATPase MipZ, producing the protein MLVQASQGQSGSAHVVVLGNEKGGSGKSTTALHIAVALLKAGQRVATIDLDCRQQSFTHYINNRSAWARRTKLDLELPLHRCIKLGETMQVAENENSEFLQFMEAVSAVESSFDFIVIDTPGTDSYLMRLAHSMADTLVTPINDSFLDFDVLGTVDPANYAVTGESHYAEMVRDVRRKRRQLDGATTDWIVVRNRLSMLGSRNKQLVADGLKDLSLRLGFRYVDGFAERVVYREFFPRGLTALDEIDEATLGMRPNLGHLTAREEVTSLLRQLKLPLDERGRRRAANRAEWFNQVDKPLEVHDILGA; encoded by the coding sequence ATGCTTGTGCAAGCTAGCCAAGGCCAGTCCGGCTCGGCGCATGTGGTCGTGCTCGGCAACGAGAAAGGCGGCTCCGGCAAGTCGACGACCGCCCTGCACATCGCAGTCGCGCTACTGAAAGCCGGCCAGCGCGTCGCCACCATCGACCTAGACTGCCGTCAGCAGAGCTTTACCCACTACATCAACAACCGTTCCGCCTGGGCGCGCCGCACCAAGCTCGACCTCGAACTGCCGCTGCATCGCTGCATCAAGCTCGGCGAAACCATGCAGGTCGCCGAGAACGAGAATTCGGAGTTCCTTCAGTTCATGGAGGCGGTCTCGGCGGTCGAGAGCAGCTTTGACTTCATCGTCATCGATACGCCCGGCACCGACAGCTACCTGATGCGGCTTGCGCACTCGATGGCCGACACGCTGGTGACCCCGATCAACGACAGCTTCCTCGATTTCGACGTGCTCGGCACCGTCGATCCCGCCAATTACGCGGTGACGGGCGAGAGCCACTACGCTGAGATGGTGCGGGATGTCAGGCGCAAGCGCCGCCAGCTCGATGGCGCGACTACCGACTGGATTGTCGTGCGCAACCGCCTGTCGATGCTCGGCTCCCGCAACAAGCAACTCGTTGCCGATGGGTTGAAGGATTTGTCACTACGGCTCGGCTTCCGCTACGTCGACGGCTTCGCCGAACGCGTCGTCTATCGCGAGTTCTTCCCGCGCGGCCTGACCGCGCTGGACGAGATCGACGAGGCCACGCTCGGCATGCGGCCCAATCTCGGCCATCTCACCGCACGGGAGGAGGTGACCAGCCTGCTCCGCCAGCTCAAGCTTCCGCTCGACGAGCGCGGACGCCGCCGCGCCGCCAACCGCGCCGAGTGGTTCAACCAGGTCGACAAGCCGCTCGAGGTCCACGACATCCTCGGCGCCTGA
- a CDS encoding DnaJ domain-containing protein, with amino-acid sequence MTLIAGAIAVITLYLLLQMFRSANPAVLARAIRFGGGVVALAVAAFTGLKGELVVAIPLGIFGAGLLGWTPMANAGFGNIGGLFGAGATRPAGQASRVRSQFLDMRLDHDSGQLGGRVVAGPHAGRDLDEFDLAALLAMVPAFDAESVALLESYLDRRFPAWRQNAQGDAAGGQRRTVATGKMTTEEAYQILGLQPGAGRDDISRAHKSLMKKLHPDQGGSTYLAARVNEAKDTLLRTHNG; translated from the coding sequence ATGACCCTGATCGCCGGCGCTATCGCTGTTATCACCCTTTATCTGCTGCTCCAGATGTTCCGTTCGGCCAATCCGGCCGTGCTTGCGCGCGCGATCAGGTTCGGTGGCGGCGTGGTCGCGCTGGCTGTCGCAGCGTTCACCGGCTTGAAGGGCGAACTGGTGGTGGCGATTCCGCTCGGGATATTCGGCGCCGGGCTCCTGGGCTGGACACCGATGGCAAACGCCGGCTTCGGCAATATCGGCGGGCTGTTCGGCGCCGGCGCGACGCGCCCGGCCGGTCAGGCGTCGCGCGTGCGCTCGCAATTCCTGGATATGCGGCTCGATCACGATTCCGGCCAGCTCGGAGGCCGGGTCGTCGCCGGGCCTCACGCCGGGCGCGATCTCGATGAGTTCGATCTCGCGGCCCTGCTGGCAATGGTCCCGGCGTTCGACGCCGAGAGCGTGGCCCTACTTGAAAGCTATCTGGACCGCCGGTTTCCCGCTTGGCGTCAGAACGCGCAGGGCGACGCGGCAGGGGGGCAGCGCCGCACGGTGGCGACCGGCAAAATGACGACGGAGGAGGCCTATCAGATCCTTGGCCTGCAGCCGGGGGCGGGGCGTGACGACATCAGCCGGGCTCACAAGTCCCTGATGAAGAAACTGCATCCCGACCAGGGGGGCTCGACGTATCTCGCTGCCCGTGTAAACGAGGCCAAGGATACTCTGCTTCGCACGCATAACGGCTAA
- a CDS encoding alpha/beta fold hydrolase, with product MKRGIAVLVSVSALCGVAYFTASKWAIRHETITFYDASRDNRAVPVDIAIRRDKEMQANAGMITMPVAVINHGNTVKNTEYGFLANIFAARGYLVVSPQHDLPADPPMVTKPGEIYVGRLPQILRGVANIHLAMQEMKKVQPNADYEKVTMVGHSMGGDITMYFAKQYPDEVKKVVTLDNLRVPFVTAGKFKILSFRSTDPQFKADAGVIPTDEECEKAGIQVVKTEFQHNDMRDTGPDAAKNSIQGMLDKFLSATDSEVAPVDTQSSPPKILEPGPVALMAPAKS from the coding sequence ATGAAGCGTGGAATTGCCGTTCTGGTTTCGGTCAGTGCCCTCTGCGGCGTCGCCTATTTCACGGCGAGCAAGTGGGCGATCAGGCACGAGACCATCACCTTCTACGATGCCTCGCGCGACAACCGTGCGGTGCCCGTCGATATCGCGATCCGTCGTGACAAGGAAATGCAGGCCAATGCCGGCATGATCACGATGCCGGTCGCCGTGATCAACCACGGCAACACCGTCAAGAATACCGAGTACGGCTTCCTCGCCAACATTTTCGCTGCGCGCGGCTACCTCGTCGTCAGCCCGCAGCATGATTTGCCGGCCGATCCTCCGATGGTGACCAAGCCCGGTGAGATCTATGTCGGCCGGCTGCCGCAGATCCTGCGCGGCGTCGCCAACATCCATCTCGCCATGCAGGAGATGAAGAAGGTTCAGCCCAACGCCGACTACGAAAAAGTGACGATGGTCGGCCACTCCATGGGCGGCGACATCACGATGTATTTCGCCAAGCAGTATCCTGATGAGGTCAAGAAAGTCGTCACGCTCGACAATCTTCGCGTGCCCTTCGTCACCGCCGGCAAGTTCAAGATCCTGTCGTTCCGCTCCACCGATCCGCAGTTCAAGGCCGATGCGGGCGTGATCCCCACCGACGAGGAATGCGAGAAGGCCGGCATCCAGGTCGTGAAGACCGAATTCCAGCACAACGACATGCGCGACACCGGTCCGGACGCTGCCAAGAACTCGATCCAGGGCATGCTCGACAAGTTCCTGAGCGCGACCGACAGCGAAGTGGCGCCGGTCGACACGCAATCGTCCCCGCCCAAGATTCTGGAGCCCGGGCCGGTCGCTTTGATGGCGCCTGCCAAGAGCTGA